A stretch of Henckelia pumila isolate YLH828 chromosome 4, ASM3356847v2, whole genome shotgun sequence DNA encodes these proteins:
- the LOC140861975 gene encoding uncharacterized protein, giving the protein MVNITKLEFEALDISGKNYLSWILDAEDLEKSLIFLRHHLDDGLKAEYLTVKNPQEFWKNLKERFDHQRSVVLPRARYEWIHLRLQDFKSVRDYNSALFKICSKLKLWGENISDQDLLEKTFSTFHASNVLLQQYRERGFKKYSELISCLLVAEQNNELLLKNHQLCPTGSTLFPEANEISFLEVNANSTQNPHIRRGRGYGHGRGVAMVKTKITSNMMERDR; this is encoded by the exons ATGGTAAACATTACAAAACTTGAATTTGAAGCTCTTGACATCAGTGGAAAAAATTatttgtcatggattttggatgCTGAG GATCTTGAAAAATCTCTTATTTTCCTTCGCCACCATCTCGATGATGGATTGAAAGCTGAGTATCTCACTGTGAAGAATCCACAAGAATTTTGGAAAAATCTTAAAGAAAGGTTTGACCATCAGAGGAGTGTAGTTCTCCCAAGAGCCCGTTATGAGTGGATCCATCTTCGCCTACAAGATTTCAAATCTGTAAGAGATTATAACTCCGCATTATTCAAGATTTGTTCAAAGCTCAAACTTTGGGGAGAAAATATCTCTGATCAAGATCTACTTGAAAAAACTTTCTCCACCTTCCATGCTTCAAATGTGCTCCTGCAGCAATATCGTGAGCGTGGATTTAAAAAGTACTCTGAGCTTATTTCCTGTCTACTAGTTGCTGAACAGAACAATGAATTACTAttgaaaaatcatcaattatGCCCAACTGGCTCTACActatttcctgaagcaaatgaaATATCATTCCTTGAAGTGAATGCCAACTCAACTCAAAATCCCCATATTAGAAGAGGACGTGGGTATGGTCATGGGCGTGGCGTGGCCATGGTCAAAACAAAAATTACCAGCAACATGATGGAAAGAGACAGATAA